The window TCTTAGGGTTGTGGCAAGCGACGCAGGCCTCTTTGGTGGGCAGCGCGATGATCTCACCGTCCGGGATCTTCGGGTAGCCATCGACCTTCTCGCTGGCCGCCTTCATGCGCGCCATCATGTGCTGCTCGCCGGGGCCGTGGCACGTCTCGCACTGGACGCCCAGCGAGGGGTCAAAGCCCTTTTGGATCAGCGCTGCGTCGAGGCCGTAGGCGGTCTGGTGGCACTCGATGCACGCCGCGTCCTTCTGCGGGTCGGCGATGCCCTTCTCCTTGCCGACCTCCTTCGCGCGGTCGCTGGCGAGGACCTCGAAGGCGTGCGCGTGCTTGCCCGCGGACCACACCTTGTGTTGGTTGCCCGTCTCGTCCTTCCCGTGGCATGTCTTGCACTTCTGCGCGCCGATGTAGCGGTTCGCTTTGCCCTGCGTGGGTTCGATGGGGGCCGCGCTCGAGGCGCTGGCGTCGGGC is drawn from Polyangiaceae bacterium and contains these coding sequences:
- a CDS encoding cytochrome c family protein, whose amino-acid sequence is PDASASSAAPIEPTQGKANRYIGAQKCKTCHGKDETGNQHKVWSAGKHAHAFEVLASDRAKEVGKEKGIADPQKDAACIECHQTAYGLDAALIQKGFDPSLGVQCETCHGPGEQHMMARMKAASEKVDGYPKIPDGEIIALPTKEACVACHNPKSPTFQPFCIHERLEKIKHWNPNRPRTEEQKKGYPCTCDDTCICKKDSPEHKCRDAK